One genomic segment of Novisyntrophococcus fermenticellae includes these proteins:
- the scfA gene encoding six-cysteine ranthipeptide SCIFF, producing MIHIKTLNTKSLQNTVKKGGCGECQTSCQSACKTSCTVGNQSCENKN from the coding sequence ATGATACATATTAAAACTTTGAATACGAAAAGTTTACAGAATACAGTGAAAAAGGGTGGCTGCGGTGAATGCCAGACATCTTGCCAGTCAGCCTGTAAGACATCCTGTACTGTAGGAAACCAGAGCTGCGAGAACAAGAACTGA
- the scfB gene encoding thioether cross-link-forming SCIFF peptide maturase, translating to MIHQYKNNGYNMVLDVNSGSVHVVDELVYDVLEEMQKSDEEKSVCTALQDKYPVKDIEEALKECRELKNQGMLFTDDIYENAIDAFKDRPVVVKALCLHIAHDCNLACRYCFAEEGEYHGRRALMSFEVGKKALDYVIANSGSRKNLEVDFFGGEPLMNWQVVKDLVAYGREQEKIHNKCFRFTLTTNGLLLNDEIMEFCNKEMGNVVLSIDGRKEVHDFMRPFRNGKGSYDLIIPKFQKFAESRNQDKYYVRGTFTHYNLDFAQDVLHLADMGFKQISVEPVVAPPEADYAIREEDLPLIFEQYDLLAQEMIRREKEGNGFNFFHFMIDLTGGPCVYKRLSGCGSGTEYLAVTPWGELYPCHQFVGTEDFLLGDVDTGVVKDDLTCKFKQCNVYSKEECKNCFARFYCSGGCAANAYNFHSDINAVYEIGCKMQQKRVECALMIKAALAEG from the coding sequence TTGATACACCAATATAAGAATAACGGATATAATATGGTCCTGGATGTCAACAGCGGATCTGTGCATGTTGTGGATGAGCTGGTTTATGACGTACTGGAGGAGATGCAGAAGTCTGATGAAGAGAAAAGTGTCTGCACCGCTTTACAGGACAAGTATCCGGTGAAAGATATAGAAGAAGCACTTAAAGAGTGCAGGGAACTAAAAAATCAGGGTATGCTTTTTACAGATGATATTTATGAGAACGCAATAGATGCTTTTAAAGACCGTCCAGTGGTAGTAAAAGCTTTGTGTCTGCATATCGCACATGATTGTAATCTGGCCTGTAGATATTGTTTTGCTGAAGAAGGCGAATATCATGGCAGGCGAGCATTGATGTCCTTTGAAGTGGGGAAAAAGGCATTGGATTATGTGATTGCTAATTCCGGAAGCCGTAAAAATCTGGAAGTGGACTTTTTCGGCGGAGAGCCTCTGATGAACTGGCAGGTTGTAAAGGATCTGGTAGCATATGGACGAGAGCAGGAAAAGATACATAACAAGTGTTTTCGATTTACACTTACGACCAACGGCCTGCTGCTGAATGATGAAATTATGGAATTTTGTAATAAAGAGATGGGGAATGTGGTGCTCAGTATTGACGGACGAAAAGAAGTTCACGATTTTATGAGACCATTTCGCAATGGCAAAGGCAGCTATGACCTGATCATACCTAAATTTCAGAAGTTTGCCGAAAGCCGGAACCAGGATAAGTATTATGTGAGAGGGACATTTACACATTATAATCTGGATTTCGCGCAGGATGTTCTTCATCTCGCAGATATGGGATTCAAGCAGATTTCTGTCGAGCCGGTGGTTGCACCGCCGGAAGCGGATTATGCAATCAGGGAAGAAGATCTGCCGCTGATTTTCGAACAGTATGACCTGTTGGCGCAGGAGATGATCAGAAGGGAAAAAGAGGGAAATGGATTCAACTTTTTTCATTTCATGATTGATTTAACCGGAGGTCCCTGTGTCTATAAACGGTTATCAGGCTGCGGTTCAGGTACAGAATATCTTGCGGTAACACCCTGGGGAGAGCTCTATCCCTGCCATCAGTTTGTCGGAACCGAAGATTTTCTTTTAGGAGATGTGGATACAGGAGTTGTAAAAGATGACCTGACCTGTAAATTCAAGCAGTGTAATGTCTATTCAAAAGAAGAATGTAAAAACTGCTTTGCAAGATTTTATTGCAGTGGCGGATGCGCGGCTAATGCCTATAATTTCCATAGCGATATTAATGCTGTTTATGAAATCGGATGTAAGATGCAGCAAAAGAGGGTTGAGTGTGCTCTTATGATAAAGGCCGCATTGGCAGAGGGTTGA